The following proteins are encoded in a genomic region of Terriglobales bacterium:
- a CDS encoding N-acetylmuramidase domain-containing protein: MRLPFQGPAWALSADGLAAVTDALGVHPPEIWAVLSVETSGCGYLPDRRPQILYERHVFHRLTRGRFDDDGEISAPIPGGYGARGAHQYLRLAAAIEKDRAAALQSASWGIGQIMGANHLLAGFQDVEEMVAAMGESEDRQIAAMSSFLQGAGLGAPLLAHDWATFARGYNGPNYATNRYDVRLKQAFRKYSAGPSPDLTIRAAQLYLAYLGFPPGRIDGVAGTRTLAALAQFQSQGEPTGVKTIDAPTVARLASALTTQAKEPVSPRW; this comes from the coding sequence ATGCGACTTCCGTTCCAGGGCCCCGCCTGGGCACTCTCAGCCGACGGCCTCGCCGCCGTCACTGACGCTTTGGGCGTGCACCCGCCGGAGATCTGGGCCGTGCTCTCCGTCGAAACGTCCGGGTGCGGATACCTCCCCGACCGCCGTCCGCAAATTCTCTACGAGCGCCATGTCTTCCATCGCTTGACCCGCGGCCGCTTCGACGACGACGGCGAAATCAGCGCTCCCATCCCCGGCGGATACGGCGCCCGCGGCGCGCACCAATACCTTCGCCTGGCTGCTGCCATCGAAAAAGACCGTGCCGCCGCGCTGCAGAGCGCGTCCTGGGGAATCGGCCAGATCATGGGCGCAAACCACCTGCTCGCCGGCTTTCAGGATGTGGAAGAGATGGTCGCAGCCATGGGCGAATCCGAAGACCGCCAGATCGCCGCTATGAGTAGCTTTCTGCAGGGCGCAGGCCTCGGCGCTCCCCTGCTAGCTCACGATTGGGCCACCTTTGCGCGTGGTTATAACGGGCCTAACTACGCTACCAACCGCTACGATGTTCGCCTCAAGCAAGCCTTCCGGAAATATTCCGCTGGTCCCTCACCGGACCTCACCATCCGCGCCGCCCAGCTGTACTTGGCTTACCTCGGATTTCCTCCCGGGAGGATAGACGGTGTCGCTGGAACCCGCACCCTGGCCGCCCTGGCTCAGTTCCAGTCGCAGGGCGAACCAACAGGTGTGAAGACGATTGACGCCCCCACCGTGGCGCGACTGGCCTCCGCGCTTACCACTCAGGCGAAGGAGCCAGTTTCACCTAGATGGTGA
- the thiS gene encoding sulfur carrier protein ThiS, translating to MKLHINGEERDFPSHLTLSALLDHLGMKADRVAIELNRNIIARDRWPQTALQEGDRLEIVHFVGGGSCL from the coding sequence ATGAAGCTTCACATTAACGGGGAAGAGCGCGATTTCCCATCCCACCTCACCCTTTCCGCGTTGCTCGACCATCTCGGCATGAAAGCCGACCGCGTCGCCATCGAGCTCAATCGCAATATCATCGCCCGCGACCGCTGGCCTCAGACCGCTCTCCAAGAGGGCGACCGCCTCGAGATCGTCCACTTCGTCGGCGGTGGCTCCTGCCTTTAA
- a CDS encoding response regulator yields MVLEGKPVVLVVDDDHLVTFSMAELLRSAGYLAITAPTAAVAIEAASGVAADVAIIDIRLPDRNGVDTALQIRQTLPDCKILLITGHTNYSHMLENARAQGIEFEVLAKPISPPELLTRLTSLYPSKAAKAS; encoded by the coding sequence ATGGTCCTTGAAGGCAAACCGGTGGTGCTCGTGGTGGACGACGATCACCTGGTCACGTTCAGCATGGCGGAATTGCTGCGCAGCGCCGGGTATCTCGCCATCACTGCTCCGACGGCCGCGGTTGCCATCGAGGCCGCTTCTGGCGTAGCGGCTGATGTTGCCATCATTGACATAAGACTCCCGGATCGCAACGGCGTGGACACTGCGTTGCAGATTCGCCAGACCCTGCCCGACTGTAAGATCCTGCTGATTACGGGCCACACCAACTATTCGCACATGCTGGAGAATGCGCGCGCACAGGGCATTGAATTCGAGGTGCTGGCAAAGCCAATCTCTCCTCCCGAGCTGCTGACCCGGCTGACCTCGCTGTATCCCTCCAAAGCCGCTAAAGCCAGCTAG
- a CDS encoding MerR family transcriptional regulator: MASEPVFTSRDVVSLTGITPRQLQWWDERGIVVPERRGHSRIYSLDDVAEVAVICELRRRGFPLQRVRKVIRFLQREFSQRLAKTVTGASQYHLLTDGSHLYLETSARQIVDLLKNSRQPLLSICLSDTLRQIRANIRNKKGSAAASASRRTSRRTS; this comes from the coding sequence ATGGCATCTGAACCGGTGTTCACATCGCGCGATGTCGTCTCTCTAACCGGCATTACGCCGCGCCAGCTGCAATGGTGGGACGAGCGTGGCATTGTCGTCCCCGAGCGCCGCGGCCACAGCCGTATTTATTCCTTGGACGATGTGGCCGAGGTCGCCGTCATCTGCGAGTTGCGCCGTCGCGGCTTCCCACTGCAGCGGGTCCGTAAAGTCATCCGCTTTTTGCAGCGCGAGTTCAGTCAACGACTGGCAAAGACCGTCACCGGCGCATCCCAGTATCACCTGCTCACCGACGGCTCGCATCTCTATCTAGAGACTTCGGCGCGGCAGATTGTGGATCTTTTGAAGAATTCCCGGCAGCCGTTGCTCAGCATCTGCTTGAGCGACACGCTACGCCAGATTCGAGCCAACATTCGCAACAAGAAGGGAAGTGCGGCAGCCAGCGCTTCTCGCCGTACGAGTCGCAGGACGTCGTGA
- a CDS encoding PilZ domain-containing protein, whose product MGRRRHPRTEVKLRVQLWGTDQSGHRFMEVAWTEDLSQSGTHIRGVCAPLRLGQVVGLTYGEQQNEFRVAWVGEPGTPYESHAGLVELRASTSIWGVNLPPARPDNYVSPSDRRQHARFKCFISALLRPAGTTLPVWGQVTDISSGGCYVQTGTPLAVNSRLTIELLMNDSRLKAEGMVCSNHPGQGMGLKFLEMSDQHHAQVQQFVKWFASTDSAAAGAGSQPPIPPTTRRRT is encoded by the coding sequence ATGGGTCGTCGCCGTCATCCGCGGACAGAGGTCAAGCTGCGGGTCCAACTCTGGGGAACCGACCAAAGTGGCCACCGTTTCATGGAGGTCGCTTGGACGGAGGACCTGAGCCAGAGCGGCACTCACATCCGCGGAGTCTGTGCACCGCTGCGGCTGGGTCAGGTTGTTGGCCTGACTTACGGAGAACAGCAAAACGAATTTCGCGTGGCCTGGGTGGGAGAGCCGGGCACGCCCTACGAAAGTCACGCCGGGCTGGTAGAGCTCCGAGCCAGCACCTCGATCTGGGGGGTGAACCTGCCACCGGCTCGCCCCGATAATTACGTCTCGCCCAGCGACCGCCGACAGCACGCACGATTCAAATGCTTTATCAGCGCACTTTTGCGTCCGGCAGGAACTACCTTGCCCGTATGGGGGCAGGTAACGGACATAAGCTCGGGCGGGTGCTATGTGCAGACTGGCACGCCCCTGGCCGTGAACAGCCGGCTAACTATCGAGCTGCTGATGAATGATTCCCGCCTAAAAGCTGAAGGCATGGTGTGCAGCAATCATCCGGGACAAGGCATGGGGCTAAAGTTTTTGGAAATGTCTGACCAGCATCACGCGCAGGTGCAGCAGTTCGTGAAATGGTTTGCCTCCACAGATTCGGCTGCGGCTGGGGCCGGGAGCCAGCCACCTATTCCGCCCACCACTCGCCGACGCACTTAG
- a CDS encoding DUF4126 domain-containing protein — translation MHLPIAGGDLAALIIATSFAAGLNVYATVATLGALGRANLLSLPPGLHPVMSWYVIGACVLLFIIEFFADKIPAFDLVWNALHTFVRVPIAALLAYGATSQLSPGMQLLAVVIGGGIALAAHGGKIAARTVVTPSPEPLSNIGLSLGEDALAVFLTWFATRHPYWSAAIVLLALGVIVVMVRLVIRAMRALFRGAERELSPSTPAKG, via the coding sequence ATGCACCTACCGATTGCCGGCGGCGATCTCGCAGCCCTGATTATTGCCACCAGTTTTGCAGCGGGGCTGAACGTTTACGCCACGGTGGCGACGCTGGGAGCGCTTGGCCGCGCGAATCTTCTCAGTCTTCCTCCCGGGCTGCATCCGGTGATGAGCTGGTACGTTATCGGCGCATGTGTTCTGCTTTTTATAATCGAATTTTTTGCCGACAAAATTCCCGCATTCGACCTGGTGTGGAATGCGCTGCATACGTTTGTTCGTGTTCCCATAGCAGCGCTGCTGGCTTATGGCGCTACCAGCCAGCTCTCTCCGGGCATGCAGTTGCTGGCCGTAGTCATCGGCGGAGGAATCGCGCTGGCTGCGCACGGCGGAAAAATCGCGGCACGTACTGTAGTGACACCCTCGCCCGAACCACTCTCCAACATTGGCTTGAGCCTGGGCGAGGACGCGCTGGCAGTCTTTCTCACCTGGTTTGCAACCCGGCATCCGTACTGGAGCGCAGCCATCGTGTTGCTAGCTCTGGGCGTTATCGTGGTGATGGTGCGGCTGGTGATCCGTGCAATGCGAGCGTTATTCCGCGGCGCTGAACGGGAATTATCTCCCTCAACGCCGGCGAAGGGTTAA
- the ribB gene encoding 3,4-dihydroxy-2-butanone-4-phosphate synthase, which yields MTVKPPFCDVESAIEDIRAGKMIVVVDDEDRENEGDLTLAAEKVTPEAINFMARYGRGLICLAMTEERLDHLRIGPMTAENTSQYGTAFCEAIDAREGVTTGISAFDRSRTIKVAIDPATRPADLARPGHVFPLRAKKGGVLVRAGQTEAAVDLARLGGLVPAGIICEIMKDDGSMARVPDLIEFCREHGLRMLTVAELIRYRMQHERYVDRVGEALLPTRYGEFRMIAYESAVEGGESHIALVKGNWPGGDVEQREGGHGDIADWKKDPRALEPVLVRMHSHCLVGDVFGTTWCDCHETIERSMQLIAEQGRGALIYLHQTSKGFSVEKADERTMLAFHREVRHPAGPEAERKTLREIGIGAQILSDLGLRRIRLLTNHPRKVAGLEGFGIEIVEQVPIKATRESLHG from the coding sequence ATGACCGTAAAACCGCCATTTTGCGACGTAGAGAGCGCGATCGAGGACATTCGGGCGGGAAAAATGATCGTCGTAGTGGATGACGAAGACCGCGAGAATGAAGGCGATCTGACGCTCGCGGCAGAGAAGGTGACGCCTGAAGCCATCAATTTTATGGCGCGCTACGGGCGGGGACTGATTTGCCTGGCGATGACGGAGGAGCGGCTGGACCATCTGCGCATCGGGCCAATGACGGCGGAGAATACATCGCAGTACGGAACCGCGTTCTGCGAGGCAATTGACGCGCGCGAAGGAGTGACCACGGGAATCTCCGCATTCGATCGGTCGCGGACGATCAAAGTAGCCATTGATCCGGCAACGCGGCCGGCGGACCTGGCAAGACCGGGACACGTCTTTCCCTTACGCGCGAAAAAAGGTGGCGTGCTGGTGCGCGCCGGTCAGACTGAAGCTGCAGTTGATCTGGCGCGGCTGGGGGGGCTGGTGCCGGCGGGAATTATCTGCGAAATCATGAAAGATGATGGTTCGATGGCGCGCGTGCCTGACCTGATCGAGTTTTGCCGCGAGCACGGACTGCGCATGCTGACGGTGGCGGAGCTTATTCGCTATCGCATGCAGCACGAACGCTATGTTGATCGTGTGGGGGAAGCGCTGCTGCCGACGCGCTATGGCGAATTTCGCATGATCGCGTATGAAAGCGCAGTAGAGGGAGGCGAGTCGCACATTGCGTTGGTCAAGGGAAACTGGCCAGGCGGGGATGTGGAGCAGCGCGAAGGAGGACACGGCGACATAGCGGATTGGAAAAAAGATCCGCGGGCGTTAGAGCCGGTGCTGGTGAGGATGCACTCGCACTGTCTGGTGGGCGACGTTTTTGGCACGACCTGGTGCGACTGCCACGAGACGATTGAACGGTCTATGCAGCTTATAGCCGAGCAGGGGCGAGGCGCGCTGATTTATCTGCACCAGACGTCGAAGGGATTTTCAGTAGAGAAGGCGGACGAGCGGACGATGCTGGCATTCCATCGTGAGGTGCGGCACCCGGCAGGGCCGGAAGCGGAACGTAAAACGCTGCGCGAGATCGGAATTGGGGCGCAGATATTATCGGACTTGGGATTGAGGCGGATACGGCTGTTGACCAACCACCCGCGGAAGGTCGCGGGGCTGGAAGGATTCGGGATTGAGATTGTGGAGCAGGTGCCCATCAAGGCGACGCGGGAAAGCTTGCACGGCTAA